The genomic interval AGGATttgaaaggaaagaaagaaatccAAAATTTGTTTAATAATGTCATTGAAGAGACAGCAAGCAAGCTTGCACAGGCCAGGAAGAGTAAGGTCAAGGCTTTGGTTGGTGCCTTTGAAGCTGTAATATCTCTTCAGGACAGCAGACCTGTTGCAACAAGTGTTGCATGATATAAACttgtatgttatatatatatgtgtgtatatatatatatatatataatatacctTCTGTGTAGATAACAATCTGAAAAAGgtaatgtaaatatatatagctTCAAATAACTGTAGTCCTTCAATATGGTTTGTGATATTAAATGAAAGCATTTACTTTAGGAGCTTCTACTATGCTTTTTTCTCCTGTCTTCTTAATACTCATGCAGAATCTATACATGCCAATTGGAGAGGCTGTTTTTGACTCTTTAGCAcccttttgtaatttcatttatttcaatgaaatcattttcttatcttaaaaaaatacatatgcAGAAACTGTCACCTTACACCCTTCATTACTCTCGTCATAATATGGCGGCTCCACAAAGCCTCGACTGTTGTATTGGCATTTGAAGGAATCTTGTGAAAGTTATCATCAGCTTTAACATCATTCATATTTGATTTGGAACTCAGTTCTGGTGGTAAATGGGTATCAAGGTGTTAAGAACAATGATTTTTGACTCCAGAGTGCAGAAAAATAAATATGGAATCTTAACTTGAACAACGGGTGAGTGTTAGGTAGGGCCACATATTGGAAAATATATTCTCATCTGTGACTTTTATCTACACGTTGGTTAGTTTAGAGTGTTGCAGAATGGGGCAGATTTATGTTGCACATTCTTCACAACTGATTGCTGTAGACATTAGTCtgtttaacattttaaaaaactgGTCCTTATCATTTTGTTTTATCATAATTTTTGCTCAGGAAGCTGACATAGATCGTCAAGCCTTTGAATCAGAGAAAACGCTGATGGATTTTGAATTCCTACCTGATTTTCCAAAAGAGGCTTCTGTATTGAAATATGAAATTGCTCCATCCACTGATAATAGTTATTTTGATGGCAAGATTGCTAATGGCAACTGTGAGAATATGGAAAGTTGTCTTTCTTGTATAACTACTAATCAACCATGTATACCTGAAGAATCGACAAAAGGAGACGACATTGAGATGCAGCATCCTTTGGAAGATGAACAGAAAGGGTCTTACATTCCTATGGGAATGTTAAGGACATCAGAAGATGGATACAACTGGAGGAAATATGGACAGAAACAGGTGAAAGGTAGTGAATATCCAAGAAGCTACTATAAATGTACACATCCAAATTGTCAGGTAAAGAAAAAGGTGGAGCGATCTCTTGATGGTCAAATAACTGAAATCATCTATAAGGGTGCTCATAATCATGCAAAACCTGATCCCAATCGTCGAGCCATGCTTGGATCTGTGCCAACTCCAGGTGATACTCCAGAAATTGGTGAAGGTGGTGGAAACCGTTCCAAACTTGAAGCTGGGCCGACATGGAGAAACACTCAATATGGGGTGAAGGATATCAAACTTATCTCAGATTGTAGTGTTGACGGTCTAGACAAGACATCCTCCATGTCAGTTGTGACTGAGCTTTCTGATCCATTGTTAAATCCCCAAGGGAAAACTGTTGGGGTTCTTGAAACAGTGGGAACACCAGAGCTTTCATCCACCCTTGCTAGTCATGATGATGATGGTGGTGGCGGTGACGGTGACGATGACGATCTTACAACTCAGGGAAGTATTTCAGTTTGCACAGAAGCTGATGATGCCGAACCTGAATTGAAAAGAAGGTGATGATCCTGCTATTAACTGGATATTATTAACCATAAATATGTTCGTTATGGACTACAAATTGGCTAATATCACTCTTTATGTATCTACGAGGGGAGGGATTTAATAAAAATGGACTTTAAATGCATGAATTGATGAAGTCAGTATCTACAGCTTTATTTTCATATTCTTTTCTGGTGAGCAGCATCTACAGTTTTTGACGCCATAGTGTGGATGAATTTCATAACTTCCTGGTTCCTACCACTTTAAGAGAGTGCATTTTTGTGGATCCACTTAGGTTTAACATATTATGAATTACAGAGCTTAGATTTCTCAAAAGGTATTGGTAAGTTACAGATCTAACCcttcttaatttgattttttacatCGTTTTAATTGATGTGCTTTCTATATTGGATTTACCTCGAGTTGCTCGCGTATGTTAAAACTCCTGACAAAGGTCATAATGAGTTGCAAAGTTGCTAATCTTCTGAGTGAAATTGTTGCAGGCGAAAAGAGGGAGGTTCAATTGAGACAAACTTGGCTTCAAGATCTGTACGGGAACCAAGAGTAGTTGTCCAAATTGAAACTGAAGTTGACATACTTGAAGATGGGTATCGGTGGCGGAAGTATGGGCAAAAAGTTGTCAAAGGAAATCCAAATCCAAGGTATTAGCATTGAAGTCTATCCTAGTGCGTGTGTGAATATGGGTTTTTGTTGCATTCCGTGTTTCTGATAACTGAAGGGACAAGGAATGAGTTTACTGTAAAATTGATAGCTCTTACTCCCACAATCTTATTTTTCTTGTGCTTCAAAAATTCTCCCTCGAGTTAAAATAGTCTTTGTTCCCAAACATTTGATATGATCATGATTTACGAATTTGTAGATCGAAAAGAT from Benincasa hispida cultivar B227 chromosome 10, ASM972705v1, whole genome shotgun sequence carries:
- the LOC120088585 gene encoding WRKY transcription factor SUSIBA2-like isoform X2: MEDFGQDRRTPTSSTHKFSDDGVLVDANAGSFAERRASKRGRNGWIHTRDSPILPSPCLSIPPGISPTVLLDSPVMLLNTQEADIDRQAFESEKTLMDFEFLPDFPKEASVLKYEIAPSTDNSYFDGKIANGNCENMESCLSCITTNQPCIPEESTKGDDIEMQHPLEDEQKGSYIPMGMLRTSEDGYNWRKYGQKQVKGSEYPRSYYKCTHPNCQVKKKVERSLDGQITEIIYKGAHNHAKPDPNRRAMLGSVPTPGDTPEIGEGGGNRSKLEAGPTWRNTQYGVKDIKLISDCSVDGLDKTSSMSVVTELSDPLLNPQGKTVGVLETVGTPELSSTLASHDDDGGGGDGDDDDLTTQGSISVCTEADDAEPELKRRRKEGGSIETNLASRSVREPRVVVQIETEVDILEDGYRWRKYGQKVVKGNPNPRSYYKCTSAGCSVRKHVERASHDLKCVITTYEGKHNHEVPAARNSSQVNSSNGNAQPAASHVQPNMGLSRSSNVPKSETQIQDLATQFYPKPEFNHDYQRSGCFDTFTNDMKLGAPSFCQMKFPPLRNTLPYSSFGLNSKHTATNISGSLASVVPDFPISLPLNQNLSAAGYDFTNGRTIPPFQVFLAGQQLRETDRFLKPKQEHNDDNIGASFQPIVDSSSGSSSSVSSVYQQIMGNFP
- the LOC120088585 gene encoding probable WRKY transcription factor 33 isoform X3, whose product is MDLPSPTTGTFPIHQIKDEKTLLNPVMPEDGISHDSKDSYFTFAPHGELCTLQSLLRLENQEADIDRQAFESEKTLMDFEFLPDFPKEASVLKYEIAPSTDNSYFDGKIANGNCENMESCLSCITTNQPCIPEESTKGDDIEMQHPLEDEQKGSYIPMGMLRTSEDGYNWRKYGQKQVKGSEYPRSYYKCTHPNCQVKKKVERSLDGQITEIIYKGAHNHAKPDPNRRAMLGSVPTPGDTPEIGEGGGNRSKLEAGPTWRNTQYGVKDIKLISDCSVDGLDKTSSMSVVTELSDPLLNPQGKTVGVLETVGTPELSSTLASHDDDGGGGDGDDDDLTTQGSISVCTEADDAEPELKRRRKEGGSIETNLASRSVREPRVVVQIETEVDILEDGYRWRKYGQKVVKGNPNPRSYYKCTSAGCSVRKHVERASHDLKCVITTYEGKHNHEVPAARNSSQVNSSNGNAQPAASHVQPNMGLSRSSNVPKSETQIQDLATQFYPKPEFNHDYQRSGCFDTFTNDMKLGAPSFCQMKFPPLRNTLPYSSFGLNSKHTATNISGSLASVVPDFPISLPLNQNLSAAGYDFTNGRTIPPFQVFLAGQQLRETDRFLKPKQEHNDDNIGASFQPIVDSSSGSSSSVSSVYQQIMGNFP